One Hyalangium gracile genomic window carries:
- a CDS encoding HNH endonuclease has protein sequence MNWLRLLVVLVACAASVARAEPNPCVGAPRLTALVSESGDIGVPGEIEGFGIAGKPKGTRFTPKSKESVKQENASRNDGTNRCENCGVETVPAQQHQKGVTPPSNETQVDHVVPKSKGGKGVPDNGQILCRDCNLKKGDKEQ, from the coding sequence ATGAACTGGCTTCGACTCCTGGTAGTTCTTGTTGCTTGTGCGGCGAGCGTGGCGCGTGCCGAACCGAATCCATGCGTAGGAGCCCCGAGGCTCACTGCTCTCGTGAGTGAGTCCGGTGATATCGGAGTCCCTGGTGAGATTGAAGGTTTTGGAATCGCAGGCAAACCCAAAGGCACGCGCTTCACTCCAAAGAGCAAGGAGAGCGTCAAACAAGAAAACGCTAGCCGCAACGACGGCACGAACCGCTGCGAGAACTGTGGTGTCGAGACAGTCCCAGCCCAGCAACACCAGAAAGGAGTTACGCCTCCCTCCAATGAGACGCAGGTGGACCACGTTGTCCCGAAGTCCAAGGGAGGCAAGGGCGTGCCGGACAACGGCCAGATCCTCTGCAGGGACTGCAACCTCAAGAAAGGCGACAAGGAGCAATGA
- a CDS encoding kelch repeat-containing protein gives MAAGRLLHVSALLPDGRLLVAGGYNRSAELYNPATGTWSRTADSLNTRRSATATLLPNGRVLFAGRGGAEWDSGISSEVYDAASGAWTATGGMVAPRLFHTATLLPDGRVLVTGGASAEYGGAVLSTAEVFDPTTGTWAATAPMRSPRRNHSATLLSNGQVLVVGGSGASGQPQNTAELYDANTGTWSPAGTLSVGRAYHSATSLPNGMVLVVGGGGSEQAGSASAELFHPPTGSWTMTASMARPRRSHSATLLPNGRVLVAGGFHEYTGILTSAEVYEPSSGTWRDAGTMATGRYLHTAALLSTGRVLVAGGFSNGDQASAGLYTPAGSDGPNEPEGPENPSEPAGTSVLLQVIDTAGNPIPGAAISFGGAVFPVDSSGHRLFEGLAPGRFLARVDALGFTSATAVVELPAGEHAGTQVRLLPLLAPIPFQAEQGGTIQTQTVRISIPPNAVVDALGQPVTGTVGVTVSALDPTHQMALMPGPLEGITAASGSAVELESFFMAEVSLWSNGAPVQLAPGKSATLEFILPAALANKLHAGDSVPAWWFDLDAGRWREEGSGTIQPSLSQPGKLAWVVQVNHFTWWNCDAPWTDKSCVNVLVVDEAGVPVPGATVRAEGVSYTGYSSAVSGANGRTCIDIKRGNTANISAGMAGQPTSNTVQVTGTAQAAACGAGTCTELSLIVEGLICTPGAYEECPYSGPAGTEEQGLCRASRRQCNVIGTAWSDCQGEVLPAPESCFSPFDDDCDGQVNEGCACSEKQGQPCYGGPSGTEGVGICHGGTITCGLFGTILCQGQQGPKAELCWTQEDEDCNGVSNACENGPTGWTVTGSLRAPRLFHAAALLPGGKVLISGGRNQLDNVATAEVYDTTSGTWSTTGSPAFPRQYFEATALLDGRVLATGGQNGSSQALAAAEVYEPNTGTWSSAGSMATARYHHTATRLLDGKVLVAGGSNLRGNVATAELYDPATGTWSTTGSMITPRQSHVATLLANGQVLVVGGQQGSTTLATAELYDPATGTWSATGSMITPRLWHEATRLLSGKVLVAGGAARADGGAFASAEEYDPDTGTWSASGSLASPHYHHTMTLLPDGKVLLAGGQRDGVESNTAELYDPATRTWSTTHFMSAPRRIHTATLLPNGRVLVAGGANNGGAVVPAELYTP, from the coding sequence ATGGCTGCTGGACGGCTCCTGCACGTCTCCGCGCTCCTGCCCGATGGCCGCCTCCTCGTCGCTGGCGGTTACAACCGTTCCGCGGAGCTCTACAACCCAGCGACCGGCACCTGGAGCCGCACCGCGGACAGCCTCAACACGCGCCGCTCGGCCACCGCCACCCTGCTGCCCAACGGCCGCGTGCTCTTCGCGGGCCGAGGTGGCGCCGAGTGGGACAGCGGTATCAGCTCGGAGGTGTATGACGCTGCCAGCGGCGCCTGGACAGCAACGGGGGGGATGGTGGCGCCGCGCCTCTTCCACACCGCCACCCTGCTGCCAGACGGCCGCGTCCTCGTCACGGGTGGCGCGAGTGCCGAGTATGGCGGAGCCGTGCTGAGCACGGCTGAAGTCTTTGATCCCACCACCGGCACCTGGGCCGCGACAGCGCCCATGCGCTCGCCTCGGCGCAACCACTCCGCCACCCTGCTGAGCAACGGGCAGGTGCTCGTGGTGGGCGGCTCCGGTGCCAGCGGCCAGCCGCAGAACACGGCCGAGCTCTATGACGCGAACACCGGCACCTGGAGCCCGGCGGGCACTCTGTCGGTGGGGCGCGCCTACCACTCCGCCACCTCGCTGCCGAACGGCATGGTGCTCGTGGTGGGCGGCGGCGGCTCCGAGCAGGCGGGCAGCGCCTCCGCGGAGCTGTTCCACCCGCCGACAGGCTCCTGGACGATGACCGCCAGCATGGCCAGGCCTCGTCGCTCTCACTCCGCCACCCTGCTGCCCAACGGCCGAGTGCTCGTGGCGGGCGGCTTCCATGAATACACCGGCATCCTCACCTCGGCCGAGGTGTACGAGCCCTCCTCCGGGACGTGGCGCGACGCGGGGACGATGGCCACCGGTCGCTACCTCCACACCGCCGCTTTGCTGTCCACCGGCCGTGTCCTCGTCGCGGGCGGCTTCAGCAACGGAGACCAGGCGTCGGCGGGGCTCTACACGCCCGCGGGTTCCGACGGGCCCAACGAGCCCGAGGGCCCCGAGAATCCTTCCGAACCGGCCGGCACCAGCGTGCTGCTTCAGGTCATCGACACCGCGGGCAACCCCATTCCCGGGGCCGCCATCTCCTTTGGAGGGGCCGTCTTCCCCGTCGACAGCTCGGGCCACCGGCTCTTCGAGGGGCTCGCCCCAGGGCGCTTCCTCGCCCGCGTGGACGCGCTCGGCTTCACCTCCGCCACCGCCGTGGTGGAGCTGCCCGCGGGGGAGCACGCGGGTACCCAGGTGCGGCTGCTCCCGCTCCTGGCCCCCATCCCCTTCCAGGCCGAGCAGGGCGGAACGATCCAGACCCAGACGGTGCGCATCTCCATCCCGCCGAACGCCGTGGTGGATGCCCTGGGACAGCCCGTGACTGGCACCGTCGGCGTCACCGTCTCCGCTTTGGATCCCACCCACCAGATGGCCCTCATGCCGGGCCCGCTGGAGGGCATCACCGCCGCCTCCGGAAGCGCCGTGGAGCTCGAGAGCTTCTTCATGGCCGAGGTGAGCCTGTGGAGCAACGGCGCGCCGGTGCAGCTCGCTCCGGGCAAGTCCGCCACCCTGGAGTTCATCCTCCCGGCCGCCCTGGCCAACAAGCTCCACGCTGGGGACTCCGTGCCCGCCTGGTGGTTCGATCTGGACGCGGGCCGCTGGCGCGAGGAGGGCTCCGGCACCATCCAGCCCTCTTTGTCCCAGCCTGGGAAGCTGGCCTGGGTCGTCCAGGTCAACCACTTCACCTGGTGGAACTGCGATGCGCCCTGGACGGACAAGAGCTGTGTCAACGTCCTCGTCGTGGACGAGGCGGGTGTGCCCGTCCCGGGTGCGACGGTGCGCGCCGAGGGCGTGAGCTACACGGGCTACAGCTCCGCGGTGTCCGGCGCCAACGGCCGGACCTGCATCGACATCAAGCGCGGCAACACGGCCAACATCTCCGCGGGCATGGCTGGCCAACCCACCTCGAACACGGTTCAGGTGACCGGGACAGCGCAGGCGGCGGCCTGTGGCGCTGGCACCTGCACCGAGCTCAGCCTCATCGTGGAAGGGCTCATCTGCACGCCGGGCGCCTACGAGGAGTGCCCGTACTCGGGGCCCGCGGGTACCGAGGAGCAGGGGCTGTGCCGGGCCAGCCGCCGTCAGTGCAACGTGATTGGCACCGCGTGGAGCGATTGCCAGGGTGAGGTGCTGCCGGCACCCGAGAGCTGCTTCAGCCCCTTCGATGACGACTGCGATGGCCAGGTGAACGAGGGCTGCGCGTGCTCGGAGAAGCAGGGCCAGCCTTGCTATGGCGGCCCCAGTGGGACGGAGGGCGTTGGTATCTGCCACGGCGGCACCATCACGTGCGGCCTGTTCGGCACCATCCTCTGCCAGGGGCAGCAGGGCCCCAAGGCGGAGCTCTGCTGGACGCAGGAGGATGAGGACTGCAATGGCGTGAGCAACGCGTGCGAGAACGGGCCCACGGGGTGGACCGTGACAGGCTCCCTGCGCGCGCCTCGCCTCTTCCATGCCGCGGCGCTGCTGCCCGGTGGCAAGGTGCTCATCTCGGGCGGACGCAACCAGCTCGATAACGTCGCCACCGCGGAGGTGTACGACACCACCTCGGGCACGTGGAGCACCACGGGCTCCCCGGCCTTCCCGCGCCAGTATTTCGAGGCAACGGCGTTGCTCGACGGCAGAGTGCTCGCCACGGGAGGACAGAACGGAAGCTCCCAGGCTCTCGCGGCGGCGGAGGTGTACGAGCCGAACACGGGCACCTGGAGCTCCGCGGGCTCCATGGCCACGGCTCGATACCATCACACCGCGACCCGGCTGCTCGACGGCAAGGTGCTCGTCGCGGGGGGCTCCAACCTTCGCGGCAACGTCGCGACGGCCGAGCTGTATGATCCGGCCACGGGCACCTGGAGCACGACAGGCTCCATGATCACCCCTCGCCAGTCCCACGTGGCAACCCTGCTGGCCAACGGTCAGGTGCTGGTCGTCGGGGGACAGCAGGGAAGCACCACCCTCGCGACAGCCGAGCTGTACGATCCGGCCACGGGCACCTGGAGCGCGACAGGCTCCATGATCACCCCTCGCCTCTGGCACGAGGCGACGCGGCTGCTCAGTGGCAAGGTGCTCGTCGCGGGAGGAGCCGCGCGGGCCGACGGTGGCGCCTTCGCGTCGGCGGAGGAGTACGACCCGGACACGGGGACCTGGAGCGCTAGCGGCTCCCTGGCCTCTCCGCACTATCATCACACCATGACCCTGCTGCCCGACGGCAAGGTGCTCCTCGCGGGAGGACAACGCGACGGCGTGGAGAGCAACACAGCGGAACTCTACGACCCAGCCACGCGAACCTGGAGCACCACCCACTTCATGTCCGCTCCTCGCAGGATCCACACGGCGACACTGCTTCCCAATGGCAGAGTGCTCGTCGCGGGGGGCGCCAATAACGGCGGCGCCGTCGTGCCGGCCGAGCTGTACACGCCCTGA
- a CDS encoding serine/threonine-protein kinase encodes MSDAPESAHLSPGTEVGPWRVLARAGQGAHGAVYRAVPRHSEHAPPVALKLALRPADPRFAREVELLSRVRHPSVPRLYDSGTWNSSDGTPYPWLAMEWVDGVPLYHWAWKPDVASRECVRVLAQLASALQALHALGAVHRDLKGENVLVRHSDGRAMLTDFGLGCLPGAERLTPPAVCVGTPLYRSPEASLFEINSRRDRSARYTHQPADDLYALGMTACRLLTGEYAEWVGPTRDEHGTWHIHKVRTPASLRGVEPVVRALILRMLAVHPEQRGTAAQLAEALERASRPPPSARPRWHWLAMAAAVTLVVWTGWAVAKWSGEKPLLAQERREAAAPREADTSGLGEAASTASTAQSAEPPVQAPLAQEALPEPQPGQVRPDARGRCPHKAHVSLNGACWVPVNHEACDALGAAYNAKLFKGRCYVPALSSERPSTSHPTRTP; translated from the coding sequence ATGAGTGACGCTCCCGAATCGGCCCACCTGTCCCCCGGCACGGAAGTGGGCCCCTGGCGCGTTCTGGCCAGGGCGGGCCAGGGGGCCCACGGCGCCGTGTACCGCGCCGTGCCTCGGCACTCCGAGCACGCCCCACCCGTCGCGCTCAAGCTGGCGCTGCGCCCGGCGGACCCTCGGTTTGCTCGCGAGGTGGAGTTGCTCTCGCGCGTGCGCCACCCGAGCGTTCCTCGCCTGTACGACAGCGGCACGTGGAACTCCTCCGATGGCACGCCCTACCCGTGGCTCGCCATGGAGTGGGTGGACGGAGTGCCCCTGTACCACTGGGCCTGGAAGCCTGACGTCGCCTCCCGTGAGTGCGTCCGCGTGCTGGCGCAGCTCGCCAGCGCCCTCCAGGCCCTGCACGCCCTGGGCGCCGTCCATCGGGACTTGAAGGGGGAGAATGTGCTGGTGCGCCACTCCGATGGCCGCGCCATGCTCACCGACTTCGGCCTGGGCTGCCTGCCGGGTGCCGAGCGGCTCACGCCTCCCGCCGTCTGCGTGGGCACCCCGCTCTACCGCTCCCCGGAAGCGAGCCTCTTTGAAATCAACTCCCGCCGCGACCGCTCGGCTCGCTATACCCATCAGCCCGCCGATGACCTCTACGCGCTGGGAATGACGGCCTGCCGGCTGCTCACCGGCGAGTACGCGGAATGGGTGGGGCCCACCCGGGATGAGCACGGCACCTGGCACATCCACAAGGTGCGCACTCCCGCCTCGCTTCGAGGGGTGGAGCCTGTCGTCCGCGCCTTGATCCTGCGAATGCTCGCGGTGCACCCCGAGCAGCGAGGCACCGCGGCGCAGCTCGCCGAGGCCCTGGAGCGCGCCTCTCGCCCGCCACCTTCCGCGCGTCCCCGGTGGCACTGGCTCGCGATGGCGGCGGCCGTGACGCTGGTCGTGTGGACGGGGTGGGCAGTGGCGAAGTGGTCCGGGGAGAAGCCTCTCCTCGCCCAAGAGCGGAGAGAAGCGGCTGCTCCGCGGGAGGCAGATACCTCGGGGCTCGGCGAGGCTGCGTCCACCGCCTCCACGGCACAGTCCGCGGAGCCACCAGTGCAAGCACCGCTCGCGCAGGAGGCCCTGCCCGAGCCGCAACCGGGGCAGGTGCGGCCCGATGCCAGAGGGCGCTGCCCTCACAAGGCCCACGTCTCCCTCAACGGCGCGTGCTGGGTGCCAGTGAATCACGAAGCGTGTGACGCGCTCGGCGCCGCATACAACGCCAAGCTGTTCAAGGGAAGGTGCTACGTCCCTGCCCTGTCCTCGGAGCGCCCCTCGACGTCGCACCCCACGCGCACTCCCTGA
- a CDS encoding DUF4265 domain-containing protein, with amino-acid sequence MKGDDSKRHVKIIVPLEQDEDGYPPVGAERLWALPIGEGRYQLDNIPFFARNLAWGDVVSAVPEEGAEEGVLRFDQVLQSSGHSTFRILVHDEPQVSELCELVERLGCDTERSHLPRLVAIDIPPGVPLAVVRQALSPGVSQERWEYEEACIGQPEVE; translated from the coding sequence GTGAAGGGTGACGATTCCAAGCGCCACGTCAAAATCATCGTTCCCTTGGAGCAGGACGAGGACGGATATCCGCCCGTGGGCGCGGAGCGGTTATGGGCTCTCCCCATAGGAGAAGGTCGCTATCAGCTAGACAATATACCCTTCTTTGCGCGCAACCTTGCATGGGGGGACGTCGTGTCCGCCGTCCCTGAAGAAGGAGCCGAAGAGGGTGTGCTGCGCTTCGATCAGGTCCTTCAATCCTCTGGTCACAGCACCTTCCGCATTCTTGTTCATGACGAGCCCCAGGTATCCGAGCTGTGCGAACTCGTGGAGCGGTTGGGGTGCGACACCGAGCGTAGCCACCTGCCCCGTCTGGTAGCCATCGACATTCCCCCCGGCGTTCCTCTTGCGGTTGTACGTCAGGCACTCTCCCCCGGCGTCAGCCAGGAGCGCTGGGAGTATGAGGAGGCCTGTATTGGACAGCCAGAGGTCGAGTGA
- a CDS encoding DUF6891 domain-containing protein, with protein MIYDYGPSLLPRLEEITARWLDEERALEATWTEPSTNDRITAAFKQLNARGILACECLGSTIHDGWGYAASEASATHRGVAFFHGVHP; from the coding sequence GTGATCTACGACTACGGCCCATCGCTCCTTCCACGGCTCGAGGAGATCACCGCCCGGTGGCTCGATGAGGAGCGCGCACTGGAGGCGACGTGGACGGAGCCCTCGACGAACGATCGGATCACTGCGGCCTTCAAACAGCTCAACGCCCGGGGAATCCTGGCGTGCGAGTGCCTCGGTAGCACCATCCACGACGGTTGGGGCTATGCGGCGTCGGAAGCATCCGCGACGCACCGGGGTGTGGCCTTCTTCCACGGTGTTCATCCCTGA
- a CDS encoding DUF6891 domain-containing protein encodes MALPDSVLKEIDTLVAAGFDNHESLYLHLFGTMGDMFELPAGITQLSEIPPGTRRLVREAIAAAFAKRAEEQSPWPSVTDGDRLRAAFAELEQRGIVALEHCGVTQDEGIHQAAEVSLARDELGEATHGYCFFHAQDAWRAVHGDLRLRPIAPSTARGDHRPVAR; translated from the coding sequence ATGGCGCTCCCCGACAGTGTCCTGAAAGAAATCGACACCCTGGTCGCCGCTGGCTTCGACAACCACGAATCGCTCTACCTCCATCTCTTCGGGACGATGGGGGACATGTTCGAGCTCCCAGCCGGTATCACTCAGCTCTCCGAGATTCCCCCGGGGACTCGCCGCCTGGTGCGCGAAGCCATCGCGGCGGCTTTCGCGAAGAGGGCAGAGGAACAAAGCCCCTGGCCTTCCGTGACCGATGGGGATCGGCTCCGAGCCGCGTTCGCTGAGCTCGAACAGCGAGGCATCGTCGCGCTGGAGCACTGCGGCGTCACTCAAGACGAGGGGATCCACCAGGCTGCCGAGGTCTCCCTCGCTCGGGATGAGCTGGGGGAAGCGACCCACGGGTACTGCTTCTTCCATGCCCAGGACGCTTGGAGGGCCGTGCACGGTGATCTACGACTACGGCCCATCGCTCCTTCCACGGCTCGAGGAGATCACCGCCCGGTGGCTCGATGA
- a CDS encoding phosphorylase family protein, whose product MDIAIITVIQPELFAVLDALSIPHGAREKSSGGTAYFGGLLHSQVAHRDYRLVVTCTGFAGNSEAAAATQEVITRYKPRLVLLMGIAAGIRGKVKIGEVILSERVIAYEHAALVASQDGGASRVEHRPEIDRVSHSLHQDIIAYNPDPARLEVGFRRIQGEYPMATSGKEQALQADVASAIILRTATVASGEKLLRDPARLVAVRQEQHGKVEVGEMEAAGLVDACRRNNTPWLVIRGISDFGDALKNDSFHEFASRAAATVLADFLAHGLDLRGPAWDATEGEPARPILPKREMQETKPLGEAGPVVLGKSLAEWIDVVRSGDPSDRRQALGILADQGPRAESVLPDLLELLKEPHHTSQVLEAIQAIGPRNQALLLPLVRLLGHADHEVSGTTTSLLAGLGADAVAPLCRALDDKSRRNAAAEALQKIGAPALPRLLLLTDDERDAVRDTARRCLDTLAPSNVAELIRLGKQDPTSASRVLDIFDRSSVVNEDVSSWALEVLRSAPPRKLAALAASVAVRTPAPAASCLPAAEIALWDEREDVRDQATKVLQLTGRDAIPTLRTLLPRVDAAHMRHLLPALNFLAADSGPLGQEIHDACHRLQTDDEMELELTAFILDFLPEWACTREAHAPFLDVRLSQLRAAAMERLLQLGPHGLRSLLGSLHAVPRDLRPRVVTALLAAQDKAADVLSAGGGMAPLTHEALAFYATTPPYALAALPSLVRRLVDLSSRDEESEEETRRIPLIVQVLDQHPEATRREFVALTTRLKFREKDIAKAASRLSQYESILDGIASLLESTEVHPMLAGNVLRAAGEASGPALQRLYDRSQAGAVRQRVALLQEELGLTLQGRLKLAVACATGVISGTIGSPLGFLIGCWSLTWRFVPNVLVGIWGMVATIASPSVLSLCLVGTLLGASAALASAQGMKTMSSLLSCARPGSRARSIMGAIAGALSSILALWLAGQFLKLPLIPSEFVLPVFVTAGVAAIYAKVDWKD is encoded by the coding sequence GTGGACATCGCAATCATCACCGTCATCCAGCCCGAGCTCTTCGCCGTGCTGGATGCACTGAGCATTCCGCACGGGGCGCGGGAGAAGAGCAGCGGAGGCACAGCATACTTTGGAGGCTTGCTACACTCTCAGGTCGCGCACCGAGACTATCGGCTCGTCGTGACGTGCACCGGCTTCGCTGGAAACTCCGAGGCTGCGGCGGCGACTCAAGAGGTCATCACGAGGTACAAGCCACGGCTCGTCTTGCTGATGGGCATTGCCGCAGGCATCCGGGGCAAGGTCAAGATCGGCGAGGTCATCCTCTCCGAGCGCGTCATAGCCTACGAGCATGCGGCCCTCGTGGCGTCTCAGGATGGAGGCGCTTCGAGGGTGGAGCACCGTCCCGAGATCGACAGGGTCTCCCACTCCCTCCACCAGGACATCATCGCCTACAACCCCGACCCGGCTCGGCTTGAGGTGGGGTTCCGCCGCATCCAAGGCGAGTACCCGATGGCCACGAGCGGCAAGGAGCAAGCGCTCCAGGCGGATGTCGCCTCGGCTATCATCCTCAGGACCGCGACGGTGGCCAGCGGAGAGAAGCTCCTGAGAGATCCGGCCAGGCTGGTGGCCGTGAGGCAGGAGCAGCATGGCAAGGTGGAGGTAGGCGAGATGGAGGCAGCGGGCCTGGTGGATGCCTGCCGCCGCAACAACACCCCCTGGCTGGTCATCCGAGGCATCTCCGATTTCGGAGACGCGCTCAAGAACGACAGCTTCCACGAATTCGCCTCGCGTGCGGCTGCGACAGTGCTTGCGGACTTTCTGGCGCATGGGCTGGATCTCCGAGGCCCCGCTTGGGATGCCACCGAGGGCGAGCCTGCCCGGCCGATCCTCCCCAAGCGGGAGATGCAGGAGACGAAGCCGCTAGGCGAAGCTGGCCCCGTCGTCCTGGGCAAGTCGCTGGCGGAGTGGATCGACGTCGTGAGGAGCGGCGACCCTTCGGACCGCCGTCAGGCACTGGGCATACTGGCGGACCAGGGGCCGCGTGCCGAGTCGGTGCTTCCCGACCTGCTCGAGCTGCTGAAGGAGCCCCACCACACGAGCCAGGTCCTGGAGGCCATCCAGGCGATTGGCCCGCGCAACCAGGCGCTGCTCCTGCCCCTGGTCCGGCTGCTTGGCCATGCGGACCATGAGGTGAGCGGCACGACCACCTCTCTCCTGGCCGGACTGGGGGCGGATGCGGTGGCTCCCCTCTGCCGCGCCCTGGATGACAAGAGCCGGAGGAACGCCGCGGCAGAAGCCCTGCAGAAAATCGGTGCTCCCGCCCTGCCACGACTGTTGCTCCTGACAGACGACGAGCGGGACGCGGTACGCGATACGGCTCGGAGGTGTCTGGACACCCTGGCACCCTCGAACGTGGCCGAGCTCATCCGCCTCGGCAAGCAGGACCCCACCTCGGCAAGCCGCGTGCTCGACATCTTCGATCGGTCCTCCGTGGTGAACGAGGACGTGAGTTCGTGGGCTCTCGAGGTTCTGCGCTCAGCGCCCCCACGGAAACTCGCGGCACTGGCCGCGAGCGTGGCCGTGCGTACACCAGCGCCCGCCGCCTCGTGCCTTCCGGCGGCGGAGATCGCGCTGTGGGATGAGCGCGAGGATGTCCGCGATCAGGCCACCAAGGTTCTTCAGCTTACGGGGCGTGACGCCATCCCGACACTGCGCACGCTGCTGCCAAGGGTGGATGCAGCCCACATGCGTCATCTCCTGCCAGCATTGAATTTCCTGGCTGCGGACTCGGGTCCGCTCGGCCAGGAGATTCATGACGCCTGCCACCGTCTTCAGACAGACGATGAGATGGAGCTCGAGCTCACGGCGTTCATCCTTGACTTTCTGCCCGAGTGGGCATGTACGCGGGAGGCCCATGCGCCCTTCCTGGATGTTCGACTCTCACAACTGCGAGCGGCGGCGATGGAGCGCCTCCTCCAACTAGGACCTCACGGTTTAAGAAGCCTGCTGGGCTCTCTGCATGCCGTGCCACGAGATCTTCGCCCCAGGGTGGTGACCGCTCTCCTTGCAGCCCAGGACAAGGCCGCCGACGTGCTCTCCGCGGGGGGCGGAATGGCGCCGCTGACCCATGAAGCCCTCGCCTTCTATGCAACGACCCCGCCCTATGCCCTGGCAGCACTTCCTTCTCTTGTCAGGAGGCTTGTCGATCTCAGCAGCCGCGACGAGGAGAGCGAAGAGGAGACTCGGAGGATCCCCCTCATCGTCCAGGTGCTCGACCAGCACCCGGAAGCGACCCGCCGAGAGTTCGTCGCTCTAACCACCCGGCTCAAGTTCCGCGAGAAGGACATCGCGAAGGCCGCTTCGAGACTCAGTCAGTATGAGTCCATCTTGGATGGAATCGCGAGCCTGCTGGAGAGCACGGAAGTCCACCCGATGCTGGCAGGGAACGTGCTGCGAGCAGCAGGAGAGGCGAGTGGTCCCGCGCTCCAGAGGCTGTATGACAGGAGCCAGGCGGGTGCCGTGCGCCAGCGAGTCGCCTTGCTCCAGGAGGAGCTCGGACTCACCTTGCAAGGCCGGCTGAAACTCGCTGTCGCCTGCGCTACGGGAGTCATATCAGGGACCATCGGGTCGCCGCTGGGCTTCCTGATCGGCTGTTGGAGCCTGACGTGGCGTTTCGTTCCGAATGTCCTCGTTGGGATATGGGGCATGGTTGCGACAATCGCCAGCCCCTCCGTGCTGAGCCTTTGCTTGGTCGGCACGCTCCTCGGAGCGAGTGCTGCATTAGCTTCAGCGCAGGGGATGAAGACCATGAGTAGCCTCTTGTCCTGCGCAAGACCTGGCTCCCGGGCCCGCAGCATCATGGGAGCGATAGCGGGGGCGCTGTCATCCATTCTTGCGCTCTGGCTCGCCGGCCAATTCCTGAAACTGCCACTCATCCCCTCGGAGTTCGTCTTGCCCGTCTTCGTCACTGCGGGGGTGGCCGCAATCTACGCAAAGGTGGATTGGAAGGATTGA